In Propionimicrobium sp. PCR01-08-3, one DNA window encodes the following:
- a CDS encoding Dyp-type peroxidase: protein MSQAMPQQLAQPVLVTPAKAAIFLTLTVRQGCEQAAREALADVPGLRRSVGFRIPEAGLTCVVGIGSRFWDRAYTDLPRPAGLHPFIPLSGSVHTAVSTPGDLFFHIRATRQDFCFELARQLLIGLDGLVDVADEVHGFRYFDERDLLGFVDGTENPEPPLDDVTAALVADDAVYNGASYLIVQKYLHDMTAWEALPVEEQERVIGRTKLSDIELDDDVKPSNSHVALNTVTGPDGDEQQIVRDNLPFGHFGDAEFGTYFIGYAADVSVTEQMLTNMFIGDPPGNYDRILDFSTAVTGCLFFVPPAAFLEDPEDFAIADAPVRSVETAAVVGAADAAAAGITDHTDTAPSSPADGSLGIGSLKGSHH, encoded by the coding sequence ATGTCGCAGGCGATGCCTCAACAGTTGGCGCAACCGGTATTGGTCACGCCTGCCAAGGCAGCCATCTTCTTGACGCTCACTGTGCGGCAGGGCTGCGAGCAGGCCGCGCGGGAGGCCTTGGCCGATGTTCCGGGGCTACGGCGATCGGTCGGCTTCCGCATTCCCGAGGCCGGCCTGACCTGCGTGGTGGGTATCGGATCGAGGTTCTGGGATCGCGCCTATACCGATTTGCCCCGGCCTGCCGGTCTGCACCCGTTCATCCCGCTGAGCGGATCGGTGCATACTGCGGTATCGACCCCGGGCGACCTCTTCTTTCATATCCGGGCCACCAGACAGGATTTCTGTTTCGAGCTCGCCCGGCAACTGCTCATCGGGCTGGACGGTCTGGTCGACGTGGCCGACGAGGTGCACGGCTTCCGCTACTTCGACGAACGCGATCTGCTCGGGTTCGTGGACGGTACCGAAAATCCGGAGCCTCCCCTTGATGACGTCACCGCCGCGCTGGTCGCCGACGACGCCGTCTATAACGGGGCCAGCTACCTGATCGTCCAGAAGTACTTGCACGACATGACCGCGTGGGAAGCGCTGCCGGTCGAGGAGCAAGAAAGGGTCATCGGGCGCACCAAGCTCAGCGACATCGAATTGGACGACGACGTCAAGCCTTCCAACAGCCACGTGGCATTGAACACGGTCACCGGGCCGGACGGCGACGAGCAGCAGATCGTCCGCGACAATTTGCCGTTCGGCCACTTCGGCGACGCCGAATTCGGTACCTATTTCATCGGCTACGCCGCCGACGTGAGCGTCACCGAGCAGATGCTGACCAACATGTTCATCGGCGATCCGCCCGGAAACTATGACCGCATCCTTGATTTTTCGACGGCAGTGACGGGTTGCCTGTTCTTCGTGCCGCCTGCGGCATTCTTGGAAGATCCGGAAGATTTTGCGATCGCGGACGCCCCGGTGCGTTCTGTCGAGACAGCAGCCGTCGTCGGCGCCGCGGACGCAGCGGCAGCCGGGATCACCGACCACACAGATACCGCACCTAGCTCACCCGCAGATGGCTCGTTGGGTATCGGCAGTTTGAAAGGGAGTCACCACTAA
- a CDS encoding family 1 encapsulin nanocompartment shell protein — protein sequence MNNLHRELAPISEAAWAQIEEEARRTYTRWIAGRRVVDVTGPDGEELSAVGTGHLRPLDEAEDGVITRQREVRQVIELRVPFTVTRAAVDDVVRGAQDSDWQPVKDAVQQIALAEDRAVFHGLASAAIEGIAQTSSNDPIVVPEDVRDVPEAVAHAVSELRLAGVDGPYTLLLSADLYTKVSETTDQGYPVSEHLARVLDGEVMWAPALKCGGVLLTTRGGDYELHLGQDLSIGYWSHDANGIELYLQESFTFLSYTAEASVVLSSVAK from the coding sequence ATGAACAACCTGCATCGTGAACTCGCCCCGATCTCCGAGGCGGCCTGGGCGCAGATCGAAGAAGAAGCACGCCGCACCTACACGCGCTGGATCGCCGGGCGTCGGGTCGTCGATGTCACAGGGCCCGATGGCGAAGAACTGTCGGCGGTCGGCACCGGCCATCTGCGTCCGCTCGACGAGGCCGAGGACGGCGTCATCACCCGGCAGCGTGAGGTGAGACAGGTGATCGAACTCCGGGTTCCGTTCACCGTGACCCGTGCCGCGGTGGACGATGTGGTGCGCGGCGCGCAGGATTCCGATTGGCAGCCTGTGAAGGATGCGGTGCAGCAGATCGCCTTGGCAGAAGACCGGGCCGTCTTCCACGGACTTGCGTCCGCGGCGATCGAGGGAATCGCGCAGACCAGCAGCAATGATCCGATCGTGGTGCCCGAGGACGTTCGCGATGTGCCCGAAGCGGTGGCTCATGCGGTGAGCGAGTTGCGGCTGGCCGGTGTGGACGGTCCCTACACGCTGCTGCTTTCGGCTGATCTGTACACCAAGGTCTCGGAGACGACCGACCAGGGCTATCCGGTCTCGGAGCATCTGGCCAGGGTGCTCGATGGCGAGGTCATGTGGGCGCCCGCCCTGAAATGCGGAGGGGTGCTACTCACCACCCGCGGCGGTGACTACGAGCTACACCTGGGTCAGGACCTGTCGATCGGCTACTGGTCGCATGACGCGAACGGCATCGAGCTGTACCTGCAGGAGTCGTTCACCTTCTTGAGCTACACGGCCGAGGCGAGCGTCGTGCTGAGTTCGGTCGCCAAGTAG
- a CDS encoding ribonuclease HI family protein, whose product MIIAAADGSSLSNPGPSGWAWYVDDDCWHAGGWPKGTNNKGELFAVLDLLRSTQHLPDEPLKILCDSQYVINAVTRWMPGWKRKGWKKADGKAVLNQDLLKQLDEALAGRDVSFEWVKGHAGHAMNEAADGRARAAATAYRDGTKVDHGPGFAGSEPADESVLEEVAATPDVAVVRREVAEKRATAEPGLDAQPMLGLEFDPDIDQVTGFEKELLTDKVRSNPERVRQLLHPKFSEFGASGRIWTRNRLLAEIGPMPVRVSFEPIGSERLAEDVILLRWRAVGAHSTWLRSSIWQRLDGRWRLLFSQGTQVP is encoded by the coding sequence GTGATCATTGCAGCGGCGGACGGGTCGTCCTTGTCGAATCCCGGCCCCTCGGGTTGGGCCTGGTATGTCGATGACGATTGCTGGCATGCCGGTGGTTGGCCGAAAGGCACCAACAACAAGGGTGAACTGTTCGCCGTGCTCGACCTGCTGCGCTCGACCCAGCATCTGCCGGACGAGCCACTCAAGATTCTCTGCGACAGCCAGTACGTGATCAACGCGGTCACCAGATGGATGCCTGGCTGGAAGCGCAAAGGCTGGAAGAAGGCGGACGGTAAGGCCGTCCTCAACCAGGACCTGCTGAAGCAACTGGACGAAGCACTGGCCGGACGCGATGTCAGCTTCGAATGGGTCAAAGGGCACGCCGGACATGCCATGAACGAGGCCGCTGACGGCAGGGCCCGCGCGGCGGCTACCGCCTATCGCGATGGCACCAAAGTCGATCATGGGCCCGGGTTCGCGGGTTCGGAACCGGCCGACGAGTCCGTTCTCGAAGAGGTGGCGGCTACACCCGACGTCGCTGTCGTCCGCCGCGAAGTGGCCGAGAAGAGAGCAACAGCCGAGCCGGGATTGGACGCCCAGCCGATGCTCGGGCTCGAATTCGATCCCGACATCGACCAGGTCACAGGCTTCGAGAAAGAACTGCTGACCGACAAGGTGCGTAGCAACCCGGAGCGGGTGCGGCAGTTATTGCATCCGAAGTTCAGCGAATTCGGGGCGTCCGGGCGCATCTGGACGCGCAATCGCCTGCTCGCCGAAATCGGCCCCATGCCGGTGCGCGTCAGCTTTGAGCCCATCGGTTCGGAGCGGCTGGCCGAAGATGTCATCTTGTTGAGGTGGCGTGCAGTCGGGGCACACAGCACCTGGCTGCGCAGCTCGATCTGGCAGCGCCTGGACGGCCGCTGGCGGCTGCTCTTCTCCCAGGGCACCCAAGTTCCGTGA